The region CTTATTCTTAGGAAATACATGCTGAAGTACTTACAGATAAGTAAGCATATATATGCCAGTAAGACAAAGTGTAATAATGTCAGCAACTTATCTTCAAGTGGCTTGGcaaaaaaatatgtgtgtattgaaagaaagagaaagtaaaagtgcACCTAAGAAGAGCATATTTGACTGTAAAATGGGGGGCCCAGGGTGATGGAAGAGTACTTGAAGTCATTTTGGCCCCTGTTAAAGTagataaaataactttttcaCGAATCAttcatgtttgtatttttatattttcccctAGAGTTCTTATTCAAAGCCAGAAGAAATTTGGAAGCTATGGTAAGTACCAGGTGCTCTCTGGAATTTCACCTTTCAGAGGTCCAGGTGTGGCCTCATTTAGCCTGTAGCCCAAGCTGCTGGTGGGTTTGTCCTTTTGGTCTAATGCTATATATCAGCTTTTTGCTGAACCAGAGCTTCTAGAGCAGAACCTAGAATAAACCGACACAGAGTTAGGGGAAAGTAGAGACCTGAGAAAGACTGATGAGGAAAGATTTTTGGTAAAActttatatatgaaaaagaaaaaaatccagctgTAATCTAAATGGCTAACGCTTCCTTCATTCTGCAAATATTATTGAGTGCTTACAATGATCCAGGCCCTGTGACAGGTGCTGAGGACGAAGGTGTGAACAAAACCAGACCCACCTTGGGTCCTCCCAGCATGCCCCCTGGTGGTTGATCATGTGAATGACAGAACACTCGTTCTGGAATGTTACACTGCCGCTATGAAGAAAGTTTGCAAAGAAAAATTTCTAAAACAGCCTAGACATAACGTAATAGCAAGTGAAAGCAGAAAAATTGTATTCAGAGATTAAATGTGCATAAATCCTCAATAATCCACAACTCAAAAATAGCAATTGTCAACTTTGTAGCCCACTTTCATGAGTGTGTGTTTTTCTCCCCCTATTTTCAACACATCTAGTACATAGATAAAATAAACTACTGGAAAATAAAGAGTATTGATAGTTGTTATTTCTGGTTGTGGTATTATgaatgtttttgctttcttttctgtgcctgctcagtcactcagtcatgtccaactcttagtgaccccatggactatacccaccaggctcctctatccatgggattttccaggcaagaatactggagtgggttgccattttcttctccagctttCTTCTCTATGactttctgtgttttccaaggtTCCTACAATCAGCGTGTATaaacaggaaataaataaaacttaaaccCTCACAGACATGTAGAGCTTGTCTGCCAGCAGTCACTTGTTTTCTCCTTCCCCTTGCCTTTGGTGTCTCTAGGGTAGGACACGCaggcctcctccagggcagcACAGACACTGCGAGAGATGCTTCAGCCGTGACTGCCACATGCCCGTGGAGCCCAGTGTCTCTTGCCCGGTGATAAACTGCCACCTGTCCTGCGGTGCTACCTTCCACATGTGCAAAGAGGCTGAGCACGAGCTACTCTGCCCTTTAGAGCAGGTTCCATGCCTCAACTCCGAATACGGCTGCCCCCTCTTCATGTCCCGCCACAAGCTGGCCAAGCACCTGCAAGTGTGTCCTGCCAGCGTGGTGTGCTGCTCCATGGAGTGGAACCGCTGGCCAAATGTGGACTCTGAAACAATGCTTCATGAGAACATCATGAAAGAGACCCCCGATGAGGAGTGCTTGGACACAGCCCTGGCCCTTCAGGACCAGAAGGTCCTTTTTAGGTCTCTGAAAATGGTAGAGCTTTTCCCAGAAACTAGAGAACCCATGGAAGAGGAACCTCCTGTGAATGGTGAAGCCAGCTGGGAGGAAATGGGTGGAGCGGTGGGTGGGGAGGATGCTGGTTTGGAAACAGGCTGCTCTCTGTCAGCCATGAATGGGGAGGTGGTAGAGCTAAGTCAGGAAGAACGAGAGGCGTTAGCCAAAACCAAAGAAGGGATGGACCTGGCCAAGTTTGACAAGTGGGAAAATATGTTCAGCAAAGAGCATGCGGCCTCAGCTTTAACAAGCTCGTCAGCCAGCAGTGACAGCAAGAGCAGGAACAGCCCAGAGAAAGAACAGATTTCGAGCAGCAATAGAATGGTAGAGGAGGGAGCTGCCAAAGGAAAAGAGCCACAGGAAGACCAGAAGCAGCAGGACTTTCATACAGCCATAGAAAAGACAGGACTTGCCCCTTGGCAGGATGGTGTTCTGGAAAGACTGAAAACAGCTGTGGATGCAAAGGACTATAATATGTACCTGGTGCACAATGGGAGGATGCTTATTCACTTTGGTCAGATGCCTGCTTGTACACCCAAAGAGAGAGACTTTGTTTACGGCAACCTGGAGGCTCAGGAGGTGAAGACTGTTTACACTTTCAAAGTTCCGGTGAGCTACTGTGGGAAGCGGGCTCGCCTAGGTGATGCCATGAGTTGTAGGCCAAGTGAGCACAAGGCCGTCGATACTTCAGATTTAGGGATCACTGTGGAGGACCTGCCCAAGTCAGATCTCATCAAGACCACCCTCCTGTGTGCTTTGGAAAGAGAACTCAAAGGTCATGTCATTTCCGAGTCCAGGAGCATTGACGGGCTATTCATGGATTTCGCTACACAGACATACAGTTTTGAGCCAGAACAGTTTTCTTCTGGGACGGTGCTGGCTGACCTCCTAACCACTGCCAACCCAAACAGCAACGCAAATGGGCTCCACGTGGAGCTCCACAGTGAGTGTGTGACCAGGAGACACAACAAGAGCAGCTCTGCCTTTACTTTCACCTGCAACAAATTCTTCAGGAGGGATGAATTTCCCCTACATTTCAAGAATGTTCACACAgatattcagtcatgtctcaaTGGCTGGTTCCAACACCGATGCCCCTTGGCCTACTTGGGATGTACCTTTATTCAAAACCATTTCCGTCCCCCAGGGCAAAAGGCAAAAGTGATCTACAGTCAGGAGCTCAAGACCTTTGCCATCAAGCCAGAGGTTGCTTCAGAGCTGAGTGAGGGAAGGAAGAACAACCATTTCTCAGGTCGAGAAGGAAAAAACCAGAATTCTCTAACCAGCCTGCCCCTGGAAGTCCTGCAGTACATTGCTGGGTTCCTAGACAGCATTAGCCTGTCCCAGCTCTCCCAGGTGTCCGTGCTGATGAGGAGTATCTGTGCCACTTTGTTACAAGAGAGAGGGATGGtcctcctgcagtggaagaagAAGAGGTATTCCCATGGAGGCACCTCCTGGAGAGTTCACAGAAAGGCAAGTAATTCACCTAGTCattcacttcattcattcagcaattaTTTACTAAGAGTCTTCTATGCACCAGCACTGGTATTGTACTAGGTTACTAGGAATGAGACACAGTCTGTGAGCCCAAGGAAGCCAGCCTAGTAGAGGAGACAGACCcataaacataaaaatagtaatacaaaTCATAGCGTCTATGTTATCTCTGTATGTGTTCAGAATATCTGCTGTTTGCTTCCATGATCCATTCTCCATCGTGATCTGTCCCCCAGGAGGCTGATCTCTGCAGACTACCTTAACCTGCTCCCTTGCCCTCCAGCTTCCAGGTGGGCTAGTCTAATGGGAGATGGGCAGGTGGGAGAGGATGACACAGGTGTTCTTCTGGCTTCCTTTTTGCATGCATTTTCCCCTTCTCAACACTTTGCACTGGCCTTGTCTCTCCGCTGAAGACAGCTGTATCTGATGGTTTTCCTCCACACAGTTACCCATTCTGGATTCTAATAAACTCCTCCTTCCCATTCAGGCCTAGAGTAGTAACACTCAAGATTGTTACTAGCCTGGAAACTGCCCTAAATCTTCTGGTTTTCCTATACACTGCTCACACATTTATGtgtcattcctttaaaaaattctcttcaaATTACCCAGTCTGAGTGTGCCATCTGTTTTCTGCCTAGACTCTAATTGATACAATATGCCAATAGATTCTACTCAGCCACAATCAACTAATTTTTGCCGTTGTTGAATTCATTTTGAAGATCTAAAATAATTTGGTCCACTGATTTCCCCTGGTTcaaatgcttatttaatttttaaaatattgtgtacaTCAAAGCATCTTTCCCCTTGGAAAAGCTTTATTCCCTTTTCCCGATAAAGCTAGGCTTGCTTAACTGTATCATGAGttctattcaattcagttcagttcagttgctcagtcgtggccgactctttgtgaccccatgaatcgcagcacatcaggcctccttgtccatcaccaactcccgggtttcactcaaactcatgcccattgagtcggtgatgccatccagccatctcatcctctgtcgtccccttctcctcctgccctcagtccctcccagcatcagggtcttttccaatgagtcaactcttcgcatgaggtggccaaagtactggagtttcagctttagcatcattccttccaaagaacacccaggactgatctccttcagaatggactggttggatctccttgcagtccaagggactctcaagagtcttttccaacaccacagttcaaaagcatcaattcttcagccctcagctttctttatagtccaaatctctcacccatacatgactactggaaaaaccatagccttgactagatggacctttgtcggcaaagtaatgtctctgcgtttcaatatgctatctaggttggtcataactttccttccaaggattaagcatcctttaatttcatggctgcagtcaccatctgcagtgattttggagccccccaaaataaagtctgacactgtttctactgtttccccatctatttcccatgaagtgatgggaccagatgccatggtctttgttttctgaatgttgagctttaagccaactttttcactctcctctcacttttatcaagaggctttttagttcctcttcactttctgccataagggtggagttatctgcatatctgaggtgattgatatttctcccaccaatattaattccagcttgtgcttcttccagcccagcatttctcatgatgtactctgcatataagttaaataagcagggtgacaatatacagccttgacgtattccttttcctatttggaaccagtctgttgttccatgtccagttctaactgttgcttcctgacctgcatataggtttctcaagaggcaggtcaggtggtctgtattcccatctctttcagaattttccacagtttattatgatccacacagtcaaaggctttggcatagtgaataaagcagaaatagatgtttttctggaactcccttgcttttttgatgatccagcagatgttggcaatttgatctctggttcctctgccttttctaaaaccagcttgaacatcaagaatttcacggttcacatattgctgaagcctggcttggagaattttgagcattactttactagtgtatgagatgagtgcaattgtgcggtagtttgagcattcttggtatttcctttctttgggattggaatgaaaactgaccttttccagtcctattaGCTTGTACCAAATAGAAGTGAAACTCCCAATTTGTCATATCCAAGGTGCCCTTAGCACCCTTTCTTATGGTACATGTATTAGTAATGTGAATCACAAATATATGATGCCCATTTAGGTCATCAGTTCCAAAATCTCACTGTTGACTTTCTTCCCAGTATGTCAGTGTAGGCAAACTGGCATTGGGGAGTTAGGAGATGtttacttctatttttatttgttatgtGTAAAACATCTtgcatattttctattatttattccCTGAGCAGTCTTCTTCAAAAAGTAATTATCACACTCTCCCGTATGAATCCAGGCCTGCATCCATGTGTTAAATAACTGACTGCCAACTGACCATGTGTTAGAATAAACATGAATGAGACTATGATCCTGCCTTCGGGAACTGTACAGTCTGGAACTACCTAGTATCTTCCTCTGTAAAATCAAATgcaaaaaatttaatttacatactaggaatttcattattttttgacTAACAATTTTCCCAATTCAGTCATTGCTGACAACTCTTAAATATCATTTAGGACAAATTGATTTCCTtgtagaaaggaagaaagacagtTTTGTTGGAGCTAAAGGATACTCATattaaaatgcctttttaaagtaaaaagggAAATAGTTCCAAGATCCTAGGTCACATTTTTTTATATAAGAACAATGACAAGAAACTGATGATGAAGTGATAAAGTTGAAGAATATCAGGTTATGCCTATCTTCATAGCCAGATTTTAAAACTAGTTACTTTGGCACCGTCCTAAGTGCCAAAGGTCAGCAGGGGTTTGAGTACTAGCCTTTTAGATTTCTCCTAAGGATTCTGTTCTATTGAGACTCTTATTAATTagcatactttaatttttaagcaaTATAAAACCAACTTTAAATACACagatatagaaagaaaagaaagtgaagtcgctcagtcgtgtccaaccttttgcaaccccatggaccatagcctgccaggctcctccatccatgggattttccaggcaagaccacttgaatgtattctttataaataAGAATATTCTTTATACAGGTATtctttatatgtataaatgtattctttatacATAAGAAACTTTACACATAAATTTATACATAAACTGTAAAGGGAATTTATTGGCCCATAACTAAAAAGTCTAAAGGTAATAGCTTCAGATGTGGTTTGATCTAACTCCTCAAAAATGCCCCCCAAATGACCTTTTTGCTATCAATTCTTATCTCTACTTCCTCACTAGTGACTCCACTCTAAGACACAGCTCTCCCTTCATGGTCCATGGGGGCTGTTAGTAGCTCTGAGAGACAATAGCTTCCAAATTTAagcacagaagggaaaaaagaatgtaCTTCCTGATATCTCAGACAAAAGTTCTGGAGTAGACTCTCATTAGCACTGGTTGTCTTGATTTGAATCATATGTCTATTCTAGAACTAATCACtttgctggggagggggcagagtgAGGGTATATAGCAATAAGCAGATGGGTATTAGTTGCTATTAGTCATTTTCACACAACATGTGGCTGGCTGGGAAGGTTATCAGTTGGAAGGGGGTCTAGGAATtggatgctggagaagggactaaCACATGTCTGCTGCAGTCACTAAATACTTTCTGGAATCTGAGACCAGGAAGAACAGAAGGCATTTCTTCAAACTATTTAAATAAAGCTGACCTGAGGGTATCATACTCAGGGCTTACTTTCATGCATCTGTCTCTTCACAGATTTGGCAATTCAGCAGCCTCTTCTCCAAAATCAAGAGCTGGGAGTTTAATGACGTTGCCTCCATGTCTGAGCACCTGAAATCCTGTCCCTTCAATGTTGTAGAACACAAGACTGACCCGATTCTTTTGACCAGCATGTGTCAGTCCCACGAACAGGCCCGAGAGACCTTAGTCACCACCTTCAGAGCCAGACCACGAGGAAGACACACCTTACGCTAAAGACTCAGAAGCCACCGTTCTTGGATTCCTATTCAGAGTTACTGAAGTTGGACAGAGTGTGATTTTGAGGACTTTCTTCTGTAAACTGCAAATGTTCTTATCTAGGTGTTTTCAAACATGCAATGCCCTTCAAAACTTGAGAAGCTGTATAAGGTGGAAGAATTTCCTAAGCCGTGGCTTGTATAATTGCTATAGCACCATACTGATAACTAATAGCCTCCCtccctctactttttttttttctaaaataaatctgTCTGTGGAGTAAATAGGTAACTTGAGGCCATTTAGAAGATGAGCCCAAGACCTTAGGAGATGAGAGAGCCATGAAATTCCATAACCAGCATAGGCCTGTGCTTTTGTGGAGAACTTTTCAGTTTATGAGCGCTTTCAGTGATATGGGGCAGAGGCAGTATAGGAAGAGGGACTGAGATGCCTCCCAGGGCACCCAGGGTAAAAAGCACAGTCTGAAGTTTCTGGAGCTGGACTTGTCTTGAGAGCCAAGTCCAGGGCTTCTTTTAGTTACCCCACTGTCTCTAAGCCCAGACAGTCCAACAGAATAGAGACCTAGGCTAAGCACAGAAGCCTCAGGGACACCTAAAGTCAAACAGTAAGAGGCAGAAATGAGGTCACAGATGAGATGATTGTGTAGAATCTTGGCAACATATAGAAGGACTGCCTTGAAAAACTAGATGAATCCAGAGGAGATACTATATGTATGAAGAAAATTAGGACAAAAATCACAGACTGCTTTTGAACATTTTAATAGTGACTTAAGATTCAAGCTTCTTTTCCTCTGAAAATTCTATTCTCGGTCTGGATTAGGGAGAGCCCAGTTATGGGCCAGCACCACCCTGGGCTATGTGAAATGATCACAAGACACTAACCCCAACTTCAGTGTCATGCCAGAAGGCTCAGGGTAGCCCAAGGAGACCATGCGTATGGAAAAGTCAGGCCCACCGTACGTCCTGTGGTACCAGTCACTAGGTCCTAGACACCACCTGAGTATACCATGGggaatcttgagaaggaagacaTCTGAACATAGTGATTCCCTGTAATTGCTCTTAACT is a window of Ovis aries strain OAR_USU_Benz2616 breed Rambouillet chromosome 1, ARS-UI_Ramb_v3.0, whole genome shotgun sequence DNA encoding:
- the FBXO40 gene encoding F-box only protein 40 isoform X2; its protein translation is MGRTRRPPPGQHRHCERCFSRDCHMPVEPSVSCPVINCHLSCGATFHMCKEAEHELLCPLEQVPCLNSEYGCPLFMSRHKLAKHLQVCPASVVCCSMEWNRWPNVDSETMLHENIMKETPDEECLDTALALQDQKVLFRSLKMVELFPETREPMEEEPPVNGEASWEEMGGAVGGEDAGLETGCSLSAMNGEVVELSQEEREALAKTKEGMDLAKFDKWENMFSKEHAASALTSSSASSDSKSRNSPEKEQISSSNRMVEEGAAKGKEPQEDQKQQDFHTAIEKTGLAPWQDGVLERLKTAVDAKDYNMYLVHNGRMLIHFGQMPACTPKERDFVYGNLEAQEVKTVYTFKVPVSYCGKRARLGDAMSCRPSEHKAVDTSDLGITVEDLPKSDLIKTTLLCALERELKGHVISESRSIDGLFMDFATQTYSFEPEQFSSGTVLADLLTTANPNSNANGLHVELHSECVTRRHNKSSSAFTFTCNKFFRRDEFPLHFKNVHTDIQSCLNGWFQHRCPLAYLGCTFIQNHFRPPGQKAKVIYSQELKTFAIKPEVASELSEGRKNNHFSGREGKNQNSLTSLPLEVLQYIAGFLDSISLSQLSQVSVLMRSICATLLQERGMVLLQWKKKRYSHGGTSWRVHRKIWQFSSLFSKIKSWEFNDVASMSEHLKSCPFNVVEHKTDPILLTSMCQSHEQARETLVTTFRARPRGRHTLR
- the FBXO40 gene encoding F-box only protein 40 isoform X1, which encodes MFVFLYFPLEFLFKARRNLEAMGRTRRPPPGQHRHCERCFSRDCHMPVEPSVSCPVINCHLSCGATFHMCKEAEHELLCPLEQVPCLNSEYGCPLFMSRHKLAKHLQVCPASVVCCSMEWNRWPNVDSETMLHENIMKETPDEECLDTALALQDQKVLFRSLKMVELFPETREPMEEEPPVNGEASWEEMGGAVGGEDAGLETGCSLSAMNGEVVELSQEEREALAKTKEGMDLAKFDKWENMFSKEHAASALTSSSASSDSKSRNSPEKEQISSSNRMVEEGAAKGKEPQEDQKQQDFHTAIEKTGLAPWQDGVLERLKTAVDAKDYNMYLVHNGRMLIHFGQMPACTPKERDFVYGNLEAQEVKTVYTFKVPVSYCGKRARLGDAMSCRPSEHKAVDTSDLGITVEDLPKSDLIKTTLLCALERELKGHVISESRSIDGLFMDFATQTYSFEPEQFSSGTVLADLLTTANPNSNANGLHVELHSECVTRRHNKSSSAFTFTCNKFFRRDEFPLHFKNVHTDIQSCLNGWFQHRCPLAYLGCTFIQNHFRPPGQKAKVIYSQELKTFAIKPEVASELSEGRKNNHFSGREGKNQNSLTSLPLEVLQYIAGFLDSISLSQLSQVSVLMRSICATLLQERGMVLLQWKKKRYSHGGTSWRVHRKIWQFSSLFSKIKSWEFNDVASMSEHLKSCPFNVVEHKTDPILLTSMCQSHEQARETLVTTFRARPRGRHTLR